The DNA segment ATGGCTATGGTTACGGTTATTATAGCGATGACATGGCTAAAAATAAAAAAGGATTTTCATGGAAATCAATTTTCGGGATTAAATCCCAGGGATAATTTACAATGAGCATTAAAGAACAATCGGACGAAAACTGGACGCATATAATAAAGCCCTCCTACTCTTTATTCGATTTAAATCTGAAGGATGTTTGGCGTTATCGTGATCTGATCGGGTTGTTTGTTAAGCGCGATTTTGTAGCAGCCTATAAGCAAACTATACTTGGTCCTTTATGGCATTTTATCCAGCCGCTTTTTACAACTGCCATATTCCTGCTGGTGTTTACAAAAATTGCCAGGATACCTACCGATGGAATTAATCCTGTTCTGTTTTATATGAGCGGCATTACCCTATGGAACTATTTTTCATCCTGTTTAATGGGTACTTCCAATACTTTTGGCAGTAATGCCGGAATTTTTGGTAAGGTTTATTTTCCCCGTCTCGTTTCACCAATATCCACCGTCATTTCAAACTTAATGAAATTCGGGATACAGTTCCTGTTGCTCATCGTTGTAATGATTTGGTTCGCGATAATAAAGGGTGATCATTTTTATTTCGGGTGGTCATGGTTATTGATATTCCCCTTGCTTATTATTCTGGCGGGACTCGGTTTGGGTTTGGGAATTATTATTTCGGCACTAACAACAAAGTACCGCGACTTTTCTGTATTGATCGGATTCGGTATACAGTTGGCTATGTATGCCACACCCGTGGTGTACCCGTTATCATTTATTGCCGATAAAAGTTACAAATGGCTTATCATAATTAACCCTATGACCTATATTATGGAAGCATTCAGATTTGCGTTGTTTCACCAGGGGACTATGTCTGTATATTTATTATATAGCGTATCTTTTACAGTTATTTCCTTATTTGTAGGTTTGCTCATGTTCAATAAAGTGGAGCGGAGTTTTATGGATACCGTTTAGAGAAATTTTGAAATGAAAAGTACCCTTCGACAGGCTCAGGGTACGGTGAGAAAATGAAGGTCGTTGAGCTT comes from the Bacteroidota bacterium genome and includes:
- a CDS encoding ABC transporter permease, whose amino-acid sequence is MSIKEQSDENWTHIIKPSYSLFDLNLKDVWRYRDLIGLFVKRDFVAAYKQTILGPLWHFIQPLFTTAIFLLVFTKIARIPTDGINPVLFYMSGITLWNYFSSCLMGTSNTFGSNAGIFGKVYFPRLVSPISTVISNLMKFGIQFLLLIVVMIWFAIIKGDHFYFGWSWLLIFPLLIILAGLGLGLGIIISALTTKYRDFSVLIGFGIQLAMYATPVVYPLSFIADKSYKWLIIINPMTYIMEAFRFALFHQGTMSVYLLYSVSFTVISLFVGLLMFNKVERSFMDTV